In one window of Desulfovibrio inopinatus DSM 10711 DNA:
- a CDS encoding ABC transporter ATP-binding protein: protein MSEPIASPTPSRRLTIPDITLEHITVGYGDRIILNDISATLPAGKVSVILGGSGGGKSTMLKSILGLLPPKSGHVIVGETDIYNASPPALRRYKQGMGVLFQDGALLGSLTLGENVALPLREHSELNDNEIEIVVRMKLSLVGLEKFIDFFPSQLSGGMRKRAGLARAMVLDPRVLLCDEPTSGLDPITAAELDALILNLNDAFGLTTVVVTHDLDSLHTIADHVVMLNKGKKIFEGSKENMVKSDDPFLKQFLAREASPRDTTS from the coding sequence ATGTCAGAGCCCATTGCTTCACCGACGCCTTCCAGGCGCCTCACTATTCCCGATATTACCCTCGAACATATCACTGTCGGATATGGTGATCGAATTATTCTCAACGATATTAGTGCTACGTTGCCGGCCGGAAAAGTGTCCGTCATTCTTGGCGGATCAGGAGGTGGAAAATCCACCATGCTCAAATCCATTTTGGGATTGCTTCCTCCTAAGTCAGGACATGTCATTGTCGGCGAAACAGATATCTACAATGCGAGTCCTCCAGCTCTTCGCAGGTATAAACAAGGCATGGGAGTCCTTTTTCAAGATGGGGCGTTGCTCGGTTCGTTGACACTTGGAGAGAACGTTGCTCTCCCACTGCGTGAGCACTCTGAACTCAATGATAATGAAATTGAAATCGTCGTCCGCATGAAATTGAGTTTAGTCGGTTTGGAAAAATTTATTGATTTCTTTCCAAGTCAACTTTCGGGTGGGATGCGTAAACGCGCTGGATTGGCACGGGCAATGGTGCTCGATCCACGCGTCCTCCTTTGCGATGAGCCTACCTCCGGTCTCGACCCCATAACCGCAGCAGAGCTTGATGCACTCATTCTCAATCTCAATGATGCCTTCGGGTTGACAACCGTCGTTGTCACCCATGACCTGGACAGTCTGCACACCATTGCTGACCATGTCGTGATGCTGAATAAGGGAAAAAAAATTTTTGAGGGTTCCAAAGAAAATATGGTGAAGAGTGACGATCCATTTCTCAAACAATTTCTTGCGCGAGAAGCATCGCCACGCGACACGACGTCATAA
- a CDS encoding ABC transporter permease → MFSERLHREFETLTWLILSLSQCCFSIFQSSKVYLRKQTWSHLAWIGTDSLPIVSIIASCTGIILALQAAIQLERFGALSYVANLVGVTIIMELGPLLTAIILTGRAGAAFTAEIATMSISDEVDALNVMGIDVVRYLVWPKFIAMLIMTPLLTAWADFIGIFSGGAFSAIVLGLSPQAYFEQTATFLKLTDFFSGIVKSLGFSATITLVGCWQGFLAREGASDVGKRTTKAVVQAIFLIIVLDLFFTWLSYLIR, encoded by the coding sequence ATGTTTTCCGAGCGCTTACATCGCGAATTCGAAACGCTGACATGGCTCATCCTGAGTTTGTCGCAATGCTGTTTTTCAATCTTTCAATCCAGCAAGGTGTATTTACGTAAACAAACGTGGAGTCATCTTGCCTGGATTGGAACGGACTCTCTCCCCATTGTCAGCATTATTGCATCTTGCACCGGTATCATCCTGGCATTACAGGCCGCTATTCAGCTCGAACGTTTTGGCGCTCTCAGTTATGTAGCCAATCTTGTCGGTGTAACCATCATCATGGAGCTCGGTCCGTTATTGACCGCGATTATCTTGACCGGTCGCGCAGGAGCCGCGTTCACCGCTGAAATAGCAACCATGAGCATCTCAGATGAAGTCGATGCTCTTAACGTTATGGGTATCGATGTTGTCCGATATCTCGTCTGGCCGAAATTCATAGCCATGCTCATCATGACACCACTGTTGACAGCATGGGCCGATTTCATCGGAATATTTTCAGGCGGAGCATTTAGTGCAATCGTTCTTGGACTCAGTCCGCAGGCCTATTTTGAACAAACGGCTACTTTTCTTAAGTTGACCGACTTTTTTTCCGGGATAGTAAAAAGCCTCGGTTTTTCCGCCACCATCACTCTTGTCGGATGCTGGCAAGGATTTCTCGCAAGAGAAGGAGCCTCCGATGTTGGAAAACGAACGACCAAGGCTGTTGTCCAAGCCATATTCCTCATAATTGTTTTGGACCTGTTTTTCACTTGGCTGTCATATCTCATACGATAA
- a CDS encoding STAS domain-containing protein: protein MSDHDNQNGQEFWTWEEYPEENRVIIGGEVDFSVSPQVREKLHDFLNRTHGDIVLDLAPLQYIDSSGLAVLIELRNKLKDKNRTIQITEVSPQVEKIFSLTQIGSIFGL from the coding sequence ATGTCGGATCACGACAATCAGAATGGACAAGAATTTTGGACGTGGGAAGAATATCCTGAAGAGAATCGTGTTATCATCGGTGGGGAAGTTGATTTCTCCGTAAGTCCACAAGTCCGAGAAAAGTTACATGATTTTTTGAACCGGACACACGGCGATATTGTGCTTGATCTGGCTCCACTCCAATACATAGACAGCTCCGGCTTGGCTGTACTCATTGAATTGCGCAATAAATTAAAAGATAAAAATCGCACAATCCAAATTACCGAAGTATCCCCTCAAGTTGAAAAAATATTCAGCTTAACTCAGATAGGCAGTATTTTCGGGTTATAG